In the genome of Paenibacillus pabuli, one region contains:
- a CDS encoding glycoside hydrolase family 172 protein: MQSMNQLFGRMKGKSRAITAENPRGLKGEGGKAAGPLGTARKGKAFISLAQGETATLVDIEGPGIIQHIWMTVTDQTETGWFVLRDLVLRMYWDDEDTPSVEVPLGDFFCNGFGTRAIVNSLPVVVNPVGGMNSYFAMPFKKAAKVTVTNEHPQEIEAFFYQFDYMLVDELPGDTEYFHAQFRRENPTRFKQDYTIIDGIKGRGKYIGTYMAWTSLSRYWYGEGEVKFYLDGDRDWPTICGTGTEDYFGGAWGFVKYDNGNPVQEQTYSTPFMGFPHFQVKDNTRAHIYDGAACPMRGFYRWHILDPILFEEDLRVTVQQIGHDGKALFERSDDVSSVCYWYQTEPHQAFPELPGVLERRPR, encoded by the coding sequence ATGCAGTCCATGAATCAACTTTTTGGCAGAATGAAAGGAAAAAGCAGAGCAATCACGGCGGAAAATCCCCGTGGCTTGAAAGGAGAAGGCGGAAAGGCTGCGGGTCCCTTGGGAACTGCCCGGAAAGGCAAAGCCTTTATCTCACTGGCACAAGGCGAAACCGCCACACTTGTTGATATTGAAGGCCCAGGAATTATCCAGCACATTTGGATGACCGTGACCGACCAAACCGAAACCGGCTGGTTCGTGCTGCGCGATTTAGTATTACGGATGTATTGGGACGATGAAGATACTCCTTCCGTGGAAGTCCCACTAGGCGACTTCTTCTGCAACGGCTTCGGCACCAGAGCGATCGTCAATTCCTTACCTGTTGTCGTTAATCCGGTCGGTGGCATGAACAGTTACTTTGCGATGCCATTCAAAAAAGCCGCCAAAGTAACCGTAACAAATGAACATCCTCAGGAGATCGAGGCGTTTTTCTACCAGTTTGATTACATGCTGGTTGATGAGCTTCCTGGGGATACGGAGTATTTTCACGCCCAATTCCGCCGGGAAAATCCTACCAGATTCAAGCAGGATTATACGATTATTGATGGAATTAAAGGAAGAGGCAAATATATCGGTACCTATATGGCCTGGACTTCCCTGTCCCGATACTGGTATGGCGAAGGGGAAGTGAAATTTTATCTCGACGGTGACCGGGATTGGCCGACCATCTGCGGGACGGGGACCGAGGATTACTTCGGCGGCGCTTGGGGATTTGTGAAATACGACAATGGAAACCCGGTGCAGGAACAGACGTATTCGACTCCCTTCATGGGTTTCCCGCATTTCCAGGTGAAAGACAATACAAGAGCGCATATTTACGATGGAGCTGCTTGTCCGATGCGGGGTTTCTATCGTTGGCATATCCTTGATCCCATTTTGTTTGAAGAGGATTTACGTGTCACTGTTCAACAAATCGGGCATGATGGAAAAGCGTTATTCGA
- a CDS encoding carbohydrate ABC transporter permease — protein MPSKKKALSFLLYFIVIAILIVQIYPVVWLMLSSFKSSIELTTKPFSMPTSWSLDNYGAVFRDSALLLYIKNTAIVTFSCLLLIVFLSSTAGFALVKMNFKLNSKLLLFFTVGIMIPIQVTLIPLFIMYKDFGLLNSYLALILPQVGFALPLSILVFTSFYSYVPNELIEAAVIDGCNIYQVFYKIISPLTVNTTITVASINFVLIWNDFIFSNTFTNDKQYKTISVGLQEFIGAFGATDWGQTFAAISISIIPIIIIYLFLNKYLMAGVSDGAVKG, from the coding sequence ATGCCATCCAAAAAAAAGGCTTTGTCCTTCCTGTTGTATTTTATCGTGATCGCAATCCTGATCGTGCAGATCTACCCGGTTGTCTGGCTGATGCTGTCCAGCTTCAAATCAAGCATCGAACTGACAACAAAGCCCTTTTCCATGCCGACGTCATGGTCGTTAGATAACTATGGTGCCGTATTCCGGGATAGCGCCCTGCTGCTTTATATCAAAAATACTGCTATCGTTACATTCAGCTGCCTGCTGTTAATCGTCTTTTTAAGCTCAACAGCGGGGTTCGCCCTCGTCAAAATGAATTTCAAGTTAAATTCAAAGCTGCTGCTGTTCTTTACAGTCGGTATCATGATTCCAATTCAAGTCACCTTAATTCCGTTATTTATTATGTACAAGGACTTCGGACTGTTGAACTCATATCTGGCGCTAATCCTTCCTCAAGTCGGATTTGCCTTGCCTTTATCGATTTTAGTCTTCACCAGCTTTTACAGTTACGTACCTAATGAACTGATCGAAGCCGCCGTCATCGACGGGTGCAATATTTATCAGGTGTTCTATAAAATCATTTCTCCGCTTACCGTCAACACGACGATCACGGTTGCATCGATCAATTTTGTTCTCATTTGGAATGATTTTATTTTTTCCAACACGTTTACAAACGACAAGCAGTACAAAACAATCTCCGTTGGGCTTCAGGAGTTCATCGGAGCCTTCGGGGCGACGGATTGGGGACAAACGTTTGCCGCCATCAGCATCAGCATCATCCCCATCATTATCATCTATTTATTTCTAAACAAATACTTGATGGCTGGCGTTTCTGACGGAGCAGTTAAAGGATAA
- a CDS encoding carbohydrate ABC transporter permease gives MNVLKDKKAWFIFIAPALLFYLGTVFVPIIQSLNYGFQDWNGIKDAEYIGLGNYTRMFQDPYFWNSVQNNLVYVVIVVLMQVFIGLFFALLLSYVKKGAGIFRTLYYLPAVVVTVAIAQMFRNFYSLQPLGLLNMFLDWIGLGYLQTAWLSNPHTALIAVSLPEGWRFTGMYMVIFYAALIAIPKEIEEAATIDGVNGWQLIRHIKLPSIKHVLSLALIMCTTGALRGFDIPYIIGVPGSTTELVTTYMYKKAFATNQFGYGSSIAVFIVIESLIAVLIIRSIFNSRKGEA, from the coding sequence ATGAATGTGCTCAAGGACAAGAAGGCATGGTTCATTTTCATTGCGCCAGCCTTGCTATTTTATTTAGGAACCGTCTTTGTCCCGATCATTCAGTCGCTGAACTATGGCTTCCAAGATTGGAACGGAATAAAGGACGCCGAATATATTGGGCTGGGCAACTATACCAGGATGTTTCAAGATCCCTACTTCTGGAATTCTGTTCAAAATAACTTGGTGTATGTTGTAATCGTTGTGCTCATGCAGGTGTTTATCGGTTTGTTTTTCGCATTGCTGCTCTCGTACGTCAAAAAAGGAGCCGGCATTTTCAGAACTCTGTATTATTTGCCGGCCGTTGTGGTCACCGTCGCCATTGCGCAGATGTTCCGTAACTTCTATTCCCTGCAGCCGTTGGGGCTGCTGAACATGTTCTTGGATTGGATCGGACTGGGCTATTTGCAAACCGCCTGGTTATCCAATCCGCACACCGCATTGATTGCAGTATCCCTTCCCGAAGGCTGGAGATTTACGGGGATGTACATGGTCATTTTCTATGCGGCATTGATTGCGATTCCAAAAGAAATCGAGGAGGCTGCAACGATAGACGGCGTTAATGGGTGGCAGCTGATCCGACATATCAAATTGCCGAGCATCAAGCATGTGCTGAGTTTGGCTCTCATCATGTGCACTACTGGTGCGCTGAGAGGTTTCGATATCCCTTATATCATCGGTGTGCCAGGTTCGACGACCGAACTGGTTACAACGTATATGTACAAAAAAGCATTTGCTACCAACCAATTCGGATATGGAAGCTCGATCGCCGTATTTATTGTGATTGAGAGCCTTATTGCCGTTCTTATTATCCGGTCCATATTCAATTCCAGGAAAGGAGAAGCATAA
- a CDS encoding ABC transporter substrate-binding protein, translating into MAKKRMMSKIISLLAIFSLVATALAGCGGSSKNDAGKQGNSSDASNGKTITWLSARPSDGAIVQTMRELADRYAKDHPGFKLDIQVTSDRPSYLTKLRTLVASGEAPEFIDMDADPYAQQLADAGMLVDMKQFLDEQGLYDQFYEPALKYQELPDGSLYLLPMEYHLEMTWYNKKIFAENNLAVPKTIEDMITVSKAIRDKGITPIAVDGVDVWPLLRYAAMIPFRATGNEFARNLSQGKSKMSDEVGMQAANFAKEIGQYFQEGFATTDYTTAKNMFLNGEAAMYTMGTWEIPSFTEDNLPENLKGNVDYFYLPTIANAKTPNNEFFGNSGIGLAATADKFDATTKDFLSYVLKNYSDVYVAKQQMSPLKFTIKDETQFSELFLRVKKDMDNYGSEFAKPWDTLLDPDTNSVMSDLVIKLMMGAMTPEEFANQIDDTIAQNATN; encoded by the coding sequence ATGGCAAAAAAGAGAATGATGTCTAAGATCATCTCACTTCTCGCGATCTTCTCATTAGTTGCAACCGCTCTCGCGGGTTGCGGCGGATCGTCGAAAAATGATGCCGGCAAGCAGGGGAACTCGTCTGATGCCTCCAACGGCAAAACCATTACATGGCTGTCGGCCCGTCCGTCAGACGGAGCCATCGTGCAGACAATGCGCGAACTGGCAGACCGGTATGCGAAAGATCATCCTGGGTTCAAGTTGGATATTCAAGTTACGTCTGACAGACCTTCCTATTTGACCAAACTAAGAACACTTGTCGCTTCCGGCGAAGCTCCTGAATTTATCGATATGGATGCCGATCCGTACGCCCAACAGCTCGCGGATGCCGGAATGCTGGTTGACATGAAGCAGTTCCTAGACGAACAAGGCTTGTACGATCAGTTCTACGAACCTGCGCTAAAATACCAGGAACTACCCGATGGAAGCCTGTACCTTCTTCCCATGGAATACCATCTGGAAATGACTTGGTACAACAAGAAAATATTTGCGGAGAATAACCTTGCCGTTCCAAAAACCATCGAGGATATGATCACGGTTAGCAAGGCGATTAGGGACAAGGGCATTACCCCGATTGCCGTTGACGGCGTTGACGTTTGGCCATTGCTGCGCTACGCGGCCATGATTCCATTCCGGGCCACCGGAAATGAATTTGCCCGGAATCTGAGCCAAGGAAAGTCCAAAATGAGCGACGAAGTCGGAATGCAAGCGGCGAATTTCGCGAAGGAGATCGGTCAATACTTCCAGGAAGGATTTGCCACGACGGATTATACAACAGCCAAGAACATGTTCCTCAATGGTGAAGCTGCCATGTATACCATGGGTACCTGGGAAATCCCGTCCTTTACAGAGGATAACCTGCCGGAAAACCTAAAAGGCAACGTGGACTATTTCTACTTGCCAACCATCGCCAACGCCAAAACGCCGAATAATGAATTTTTCGGAAACAGTGGAATCGGCCTAGCCGCCACGGCCGACAAATTCGACGCAACAACCAAGGACTTCCTGAGTTATGTCCTGAAAAATTACAGTGACGTCTATGTTGCCAAGCAGCAGATGTCTCCGCTCAAATTTACGATTAAAGACGAAACCCAGTTCTCCGAACTATTCCTACGGGTTAAAAAAGATATGGATAACTATGGTTCAGAATTTGCCAAGCCATGGGATACCCTGCTGGACCCTGATACGAACTCGGTTATGAGCGATTTAGTCATCAAATTGATGATGGGGGCCATGACACCGGAAGAGTTCGCCAATCAAATAGACGATACCATTGCTCAAAACGCCACCAACTAG
- a CDS encoding GH32 C-terminal domain-containing protein, whose product MKKVFYKPKNGWVGDVIPFYDNGEYKLYYLHDQRIGGDYGNHTTWNLLTTKNGLDFENYGVALPNGSESDPDRNAYTGSVIKDPNGMYHLFYTGHNPNADFCIDGKPLQVILKATGTDGIHWTKDVHFKLYGDGTFYELFDWRDPFVFFNEEQQEYWMLVTSRQMNSSEKRGGCIALLTSDDLVHWKHREPFYSPDKYITMECPDYFKMGDWHYLVYSTFSEKFVTHYKKSKSITGVYTSPIPDTFDGRGFYAAKTASDGQKRYAFGWVPSKQDESDYGDWEWAGTLVVHEVYPNDNGDLLVRIPQSIYEHFNKESDFNLVAENNCSHAGSQFELESPDGLAYFVLNELPSQVLIEASFTDWKEAKDFGIALRTDKTLDTGYFIKFDPFHNRVVFDMWPRTEPGFFQWQIAGDKPQMIELERPFQFALHDRITIKLILEDDILCLYVNDSIAMTTRVYHFKTGHVGFFANEGSVKVHDVKLKTAAKQ is encoded by the coding sequence ATGAAGAAAGTATTTTACAAACCAAAAAACGGATGGGTCGGAGATGTGATCCCGTTCTACGACAATGGAGAGTACAAGCTCTATTATCTCCATGACCAAAGAATCGGCGGAGATTACGGAAATCATACGACGTGGAACCTTCTCACAACCAAAAACGGCTTGGATTTTGAAAATTACGGAGTAGCTCTCCCCAATGGAAGCGAATCCGATCCCGACCGGAATGCATATACCGGTTCGGTAATTAAGGATCCGAACGGCATGTATCACCTCTTCTACACCGGGCATAATCCCAACGCTGATTTTTGCATTGACGGAAAGCCATTACAAGTCATTTTGAAAGCCACCGGCACCGACGGAATCCATTGGACGAAAGATGTACATTTCAAGCTTTATGGAGACGGAACATTTTACGAACTCTTCGATTGGCGTGATCCGTTTGTGTTTTTTAACGAAGAACAGCAAGAGTACTGGATGCTTGTTACTTCGAGACAAATGAACTCTTCCGAAAAGCGAGGCGGGTGCATTGCTCTTCTCACTTCAGATGATCTCGTGCATTGGAAACATCGGGAACCATTCTACAGCCCGGACAAATATATCACTATGGAATGTCCGGATTATTTCAAAATGGGAGACTGGCACTATCTGGTCTACTCAACGTTTAGTGAAAAGTTTGTGACGCATTACAAAAAAAGCAAAAGCATCACAGGCGTATATACTTCCCCGATTCCGGACACTTTTGACGGCAGAGGATTTTATGCCGCGAAAACAGCCTCGGACGGCCAAAAAAGATACGCCTTCGGATGGGTTCCTTCCAAACAGGATGAAAGCGATTACGGTGACTGGGAATGGGCCGGAACCCTGGTCGTTCATGAAGTTTATCCAAACGATAACGGTGACTTACTCGTAAGGATACCTCAGTCGATCTATGAGCATTTTAATAAAGAATCAGACTTCAATCTTGTAGCGGAGAATAACTGTAGCCATGCTGGAAGCCAATTCGAACTGGAGTCTCCTGATGGACTGGCTTACTTTGTATTGAATGAATTGCCTTCCCAAGTCCTGATCGAAGCATCGTTTACAGACTGGAAAGAGGCGAAGGATTTCGGCATTGCGCTGCGAACCGACAAAACTCTCGACACCGGATATTTCATTAAATTCGATCCATTTCACAATCGAGTCGTATTCGACATGTGGCCAAGAACCGAGCCAGGCTTTTTCCAATGGCAAATTGCCGGGGATAAACCACAAATGATCGAACTGGAGAGACCGTTCCAGTTCGCCCTGCACGACCGGATTACGATAAAACTGATTTTGGAAGATGACATCTTGTGTCTATATGTCAACGATTCCATCGCGATGACTACGCGAGTCTATCATTTCAAAACTGGCCATGTCGGCTTTTTTGCGAACGAGGGTTCCGTTAAAGTTCATGACGTCAAGCTCAAGACAGCAGCTAAGCAATAA
- a CDS encoding sensor histidine kinase — MQNDSKWMQIRAVVLDHTADIILTVLLLYSLIEPLKEMAWVELGAGLIVRLPYLMLVWVPQLLRNERMRTLGVLLIWIVTLLYAQFFQAEDRIFELSFYLIGYTALKLPIHRSSLLGIIILIGNAALLYMDEYDPNQILVYSMAHAVTYILCWAARIRRESRQDSKRHYEELQKVHAELTQAHEELQDTHQELEQATVRLMQYAVLEERSRISMDLHDSVGNRLTSIIVQLQALPYMMKMDTAEADKAMGTVLEVVRQCLQEVRTVAHQMGSNEAGLGLVALTSLVNEIREMAGFTIKLTPQEQTSHWTPATSELLYRVLQEALTNIIRHAEASQVKVDILEKEQQLHMIVEDNGMFRKENPISPGFGLSSMRARCERAGGTLSIDAVEPHGMRLTLTIPQEVKEIMGGDEQ, encoded by the coding sequence ATGCAGAACGATTCGAAATGGATGCAGATTCGAGCGGTTGTACTGGATCATACAGCTGATATTATTTTAACGGTGTTACTGCTCTACAGTCTGATTGAGCCCTTGAAAGAAATGGCGTGGGTCGAGTTGGGTGCAGGGCTGATTGTTAGGCTGCCGTATCTCATGTTGGTTTGGGTTCCACAATTACTTCGAAATGAGCGGATGCGGACGTTAGGGGTATTGTTGATCTGGATAGTGACGTTGCTCTATGCCCAGTTCTTCCAGGCCGAGGATCGCATATTTGAATTAAGCTTTTATCTTATCGGATATACGGCGCTGAAGCTGCCCATCCATCGTTCTTCGTTGCTCGGCATCATTATTCTCATCGGGAATGCGGCACTGCTCTATATGGATGAATACGACCCTAATCAGATTCTGGTGTATTCAATGGCTCACGCTGTAACTTATATTCTGTGCTGGGCTGCGAGAATCAGGCGTGAAAGCAGACAGGACAGCAAACGGCATTATGAGGAATTGCAGAAGGTGCACGCTGAATTGACACAAGCCCATGAGGAGCTTCAGGATACACATCAGGAGCTGGAGCAGGCTACCGTGCGATTGATGCAGTATGCTGTGCTTGAAGAACGAAGCCGGATTTCGATGGATTTGCACGACAGTGTTGGCAACCGATTGACCTCCATTATTGTTCAGCTTCAGGCATTGCCGTATATGATGAAGATGGACACAGCTGAAGCGGACAAAGCGATGGGTACGGTGCTTGAAGTCGTCAGACAATGTCTCCAGGAGGTTCGGACCGTTGCTCATCAGATGGGCAGCAATGAAGCCGGCCTTGGACTGGTCGCCTTGACGAGTCTGGTGAATGAGATACGGGAGATGGCAGGTTTTACGATCAAACTCACCCCTCAAGAGCAAACGAGTCATTGGACCCCAGCGACGTCCGAACTATTGTACCGTGTGCTTCAGGAAGCGTTAACGAATATCATTCGTCATGCCGAGGCTTCGCAAGTAAAGGTGGACATCTTGGAAAAGGAGCAGCAGCTGCATATGATCGTGGAGGATAACGGAATGTTTCGCAAAGAAAATCCCATTTCCCCCGGTTTCGGGCTGTCGAGTATGAGAGCAAGATGTGAACGGGCAGGCGGTACCTTATCGATTGATGCAGTTGAACCACATGGAATGAGGCTAACCCTTACCATTCCTCAAGAAGTGAAGGAGATTATGGGAGGTGATGAACAGTAA
- a CDS encoding response regulator transcription factor translates to MEQDIQEIRVLLVDDQHLVRHGLRFIINAQQDMEVVGEAGGGHEAVRLAAEVQPHVVLMDVQMAAGDGLEATSELMKILPDCKVVILTTFDHEDYVYKGIRAGAVGYLLKDAAPDELVDAVRAAYRGEAIYRTAVAAKVISLAIRSTPSHPDPVKETVANELLPEPFTGRELEVLQQMAYGLRNEEIARKLFIGESTVKTHVHRILQKIQVEDRTQAVVFAIRNGFVK, encoded by the coding sequence ATGGAGCAGGACATACAGGAAATACGTGTACTCCTCGTGGATGACCAGCACCTGGTCAGGCATGGCTTACGTTTTATTATTAATGCACAGCAGGATATGGAAGTGGTTGGCGAAGCGGGTGGGGGACATGAAGCAGTCCGTCTGGCAGCCGAGGTTCAGCCACATGTCGTATTGATGGATGTACAGATGGCAGCAGGAGACGGACTGGAAGCGACATCGGAGCTAATGAAGATACTGCCTGACTGCAAAGTGGTCATCCTGACCACATTTGATCATGAGGACTATGTGTACAAAGGAATACGTGCCGGAGCTGTTGGTTATCTGCTCAAGGATGCGGCGCCGGACGAACTCGTTGATGCGGTTCGTGCTGCATACCGGGGGGAGGCGATCTACCGTACGGCTGTGGCAGCCAAGGTAATCAGTCTTGCCATTCGTTCAACCCCGAGTCATCCGGATCCAGTGAAGGAAACGGTAGCAAACGAACTACTACCGGAACCATTTACAGGACGGGAATTGGAGGTTTTGCAGCAGATGGCATATGGATTACGGAATGAGGAGATTGCTCGCAAGCTTTTTATCGGAGAGAGTACGGTCAAGACGCATGTACATCGCATTTTGCAAAAGATTCAGGTGGAAGACCGCACACAGGCGGTCGTCTTTGCCATTCGTAATGGATTCGTCAAGTAA
- a CDS encoding ABC transporter substrate-binding protein — MRFKRAATPLVALFMSVTLFAGCQSVQPPSVSEPQGTVDTPNTTTQNEPAPQTNKETPRNETLYINGLQWGPPTNFNLLSGNPAFPVNYGNSRELVYETLFMVNQLDGGLEPLLGKSYEWKDETTLRIELNADAKWSDGTAFTADDVVYTYELGKKYDINWSSFWTYISEVKADGAQAVEIKLNPDNPNKLTVLDSIELIPMLPKHIWEEIEKKNNNDLTAIRKEVNENPVGTGAYKLHFYNDQKITIARDDNYWGQKLFGKLPAPKYITHVIYKDNAAGDLAFKSGQVDVSQQFIPQVWKMWEGGAAVKTYLKDAPYYLPGSMPSIFFNLSKAGLDNADVRRAIAMSINYDKISELAMSGYSAPMQPSLTLNSDAESKYIDQNAIKSLQWTTDIEGANALLDKIGAKKGKDGIRVLNGTRLGPFEVECPYGWSDWNAALEIVAQSAKAIGIEIRTKFPESPVWTNDLQTGKFDIIMNTPAGGVSPSQPWNRAMTIMYSKGVAPLGEMAFWNWGRYQNDRADAIIEEIPSVSDEAKLKSLYTELNTIWLKDIPSIPLMYRPWVFDTVNESVWKGFPSEGDGTNIPPQISMDGAGIKALYQIHN; from the coding sequence ATGCGATTTAAGAGAGCTGCCACACCGCTCGTCGCTCTGTTCATGTCGGTCACATTATTTGCCGGATGCCAAAGTGTTCAGCCACCATCAGTAAGTGAACCACAAGGGACGGTGGATACACCGAACACGACAACCCAGAATGAGCCTGCACCACAGACGAACAAGGAGACACCGCGTAACGAAACCTTGTATATCAACGGGCTGCAATGGGGTCCACCAACCAACTTCAATCTGCTGAGCGGAAATCCCGCATTCCCTGTGAATTACGGCAACTCCAGGGAGCTGGTGTATGAGACGTTATTTATGGTAAATCAGCTGGACGGCGGACTTGAGCCGCTGCTGGGCAAATCGTATGAATGGAAGGATGAAACCACACTGCGCATTGAATTGAATGCGGATGCGAAGTGGAGCGACGGAACGGCTTTTACAGCAGATGATGTTGTATATACCTATGAGTTGGGCAAAAAATACGATATCAACTGGAGCAGCTTCTGGACTTACATCAGTGAAGTGAAAGCCGATGGAGCGCAGGCTGTGGAAATTAAGCTGAACCCTGATAACCCCAACAAGCTGACCGTACTGGACAGCATTGAACTGATCCCGATGCTGCCGAAGCATATCTGGGAAGAGATCGAGAAGAAGAACAATAATGATCTGACCGCGATTCGTAAAGAGGTTAATGAGAATCCTGTGGGCACCGGAGCGTATAAACTTCATTTTTACAACGACCAGAAAATTACGATTGCCCGTGATGACAACTACTGGGGTCAGAAATTGTTCGGCAAATTGCCCGCACCGAAGTATATCACTCATGTGATCTACAAGGATAATGCCGCAGGTGATCTGGCGTTCAAGAGTGGGCAAGTGGACGTCTCCCAGCAGTTTATCCCTCAAGTGTGGAAGATGTGGGAAGGCGGGGCTGCTGTCAAAACGTATCTGAAGGATGCGCCGTATTATCTGCCCGGTTCCATGCCAAGCATTTTCTTCAATCTGTCCAAAGCCGGACTCGATAATGCTGACGTTCGCCGTGCAATAGCCATGAGCATTAACTATGACAAAATCTCGGAGCTGGCAATGAGCGGATATTCCGCCCCAATGCAGCCTTCCCTGACATTGAACTCGGACGCCGAGTCCAAATATATTGACCAGAATGCCATCAAATCATTGCAATGGACGACGGATATTGAAGGAGCCAACGCCCTGCTCGACAAGATTGGAGCGAAGAAAGGCAAAGATGGCATCCGTGTCCTGAACGGCACACGCCTTGGACCTTTCGAGGTTGAATGTCCTTACGGCTGGTCTGATTGGAACGCTGCCCTGGAGATTGTAGCGCAGAGCGCCAAGGCAATTGGCATTGAGATTCGCACCAAATTCCCAGAATCCCCGGTATGGACGAATGATCTGCAGACCGGCAAATTCGATATCATCATGAACACACCTGCGGGCGGGGTCAGTCCAAGCCAGCCATGGAACCGTGCGATGACGATCATGTACTCCAAAGGGGTTGCCCCATTGGGTGAGATGGCATTCTGGAACTGGGGACGTTACCAGAATGACCGCGCAGACGCCATTATTGAAGAGATTCCATCGGTATCTGATGAAGCGAAGCTGAAGTCACTGTACACGGAACTGAATACGATCTGGCTGAAAGATATCCCTTCGATTCCGCTGATGTACAGACCATGGGTGTTTGACACCGTGAACGAATCGGTCTGGAAAGGCTTCCCGTCCGAAGGTGATGGCACCAACATTCCGCCACAAATCTCGATGGACGGCGCAGGGATCAAGGCATTGTATCAGATCCACAATTAA
- a CDS encoding ABC transporter permease has translation MNAYSRYVAKKVFWYGLTLVIAIGLNFILPRLIEGNPVSMIASKMTSGMTDSDSIKRVYETFTVEFGIDQPLWTQFGIYLKNLFTGNLGTSFGLYPKPVTDILASAVPWTVGLQLPAILVGWLIGNLLGAIAAYRKGVFDKVLFPVALFINSIPFFTLAIIMLYVFALSLKWFPLSGGYDFQMVPQLSFDFIMSVVRHHTLPFLSIVLVTIGGQAIGMREMSIYELNSDYVLYSKLLGIRDGRIARYVFRNAMLPQITGLALSIGTMVGGSLICEIVFSYPGIGTWLFTAIRQLDYPLISGCTLLIAIAVLLANFTIDVIYGFIDPRIKAAQMEEQ, from the coding sequence ATGAATGCCTATTCCAGATATGTTGCCAAAAAAGTATTCTGGTACGGCCTGACCCTGGTCATCGCCATCGGATTGAATTTTATTTTGCCAAGACTGATTGAAGGTAACCCGGTGAGCATGATCGCTTCCAAAATGACGTCAGGAATGACCGACTCGGATTCCATCAAGCGGGTGTATGAGACGTTTACGGTTGAATTCGGCATTGATCAGCCGCTATGGACCCAATTCGGCATCTATCTAAAAAATCTGTTCACAGGCAATCTGGGCACGTCCTTTGGACTGTATCCCAAGCCTGTGACGGACATTCTGGCCTCCGCCGTCCCTTGGACGGTGGGGCTTCAACTTCCGGCCATCCTGGTCGGCTGGCTGATTGGCAATTTGCTCGGCGCCATTGCGGCGTACCGGAAGGGTGTTTTTGATAAAGTGCTGTTTCCGGTAGCGTTATTTATCAATTCCATTCCTTTTTTTACTCTGGCTATTATTATGCTGTATGTCTTTGCGTTATCACTAAAATGGTTCCCTCTGTCCGGGGGATATGACTTCCAGATGGTGCCACAGCTGAGCTTCGACTTCATCATGTCCGTGGTTCGCCACCATACCTTGCCATTCCTCTCCATTGTACTCGTGACCATTGGTGGTCAGGCCATTGGCATGCGGGAGATGTCCATCTATGAGCTCAATTCTGACTATGTGTTATACAGCAAACTGCTGGGTATCCGCGACGGCCGAATTGCGCGTTATGTGTTCCGTAACGCCATGCTGCCCCAAATTACGGGACTTGCGCTCTCCATCGGTACGATGGTTGGCGGATCACTCATCTGTGAGATTGTCTTCAGTTATCCGGGCATCGGCACATGGCTGTTCACGGCCATACGGCAGCTGGATTACCCACTAATCTCGGGGTGTACGCTGCTGATCGCCATTGCTGTATTGCTTGCGAATTTCACCATTGATGTCATCTATGGCTTCATTGACCCGCGCATTAAGGCCGCTCAAATGGAGGAACAGTGA